In Anopheles arabiensis isolate DONGOLA chromosome 2, AaraD3, whole genome shotgun sequence, the genomic window CATTTTCGCTGCGCtgtgttttgaattttgactGAGTTTGGCTTTTAATTTCACGCGTCCGGCTTTTTTCGTCTATCTGTAATGAAATAACCATAAACAAAGTTGATCTGATTATCCAGTGAAAGTGAATTTGTTCGTTGTTAAGTTAAACAAGTTGAAAGTGAACTTGTTCCTAATTTGAGTTAAAATGGATATTAATAACAACATTTTAAGTGATTACATTGCTTTACATGCTTGGTTTATATCTTCTAATAGAAACATTGTATATCATTACGTTTTAGCAGAATAAGATTCAAACAGCTACTTACATGACGGATCCGCCAAGTATGGCTACATCAAGGGTATCAATCCCTGCTGTTTTGTCTCCATTGTCGGCTGGGGTGGCAGAGCCATCAGAGCCGCTTCCTTTGCCGCATACCGCTGTGCACCCGAAGACAAGTGCAAAGATTTTATCGTCGATTGTGGTGCGTCCTCCGGTAACTCCGTTGCATTCCGGAATGGCTGGACAATCGACGACGCTGCCGCCAAAATTTCCACCAGCACGTGTGTTGCCAGCAAGTGCGCTTAAAACGGTACGCTTCACGTTCCCGGCTCATTCGTCTCCGCTGCCGACGAAGGCGGCAGATCCATCGAAACCGCTTCCTTCGCCGCGTACCGGTGAGCACCCGACGACAAGTGCAAAGATTTTATCGTCGATTGTGCTGCGTCCTCCGGTAACTCCGTTGCATTCCGGAATGGCTGGCCCATCGACGACGCTGCCGCCAAAATTTCCACCAGCACGTGTGTTGCCAACAAGTGCGCTTAAAACGGTACGCTTCACGTTCCCGGCTCATTCGTCTCCGCTGCCGACGAAGGCGGCAGATCCATCGAAACCGCTTCCTTCGCCGCGTACCGGTGAGCACCCGACGACAAGTGCAAAGATTTTATCGTCGATTGTGCTGCGTCCTCCGGTAACTCCGTTGCATTCCGGAATGGCTGGACCATCGACGACGCTGCCGCCAAAATTTCTACCAGCACGTGTGTTGCCAGCAGGTGCGTTTAAAACGATAAGCACAACGTTTCCCCCACCGCTAGTTCCGTTGTCGTCAAGTACGAAGGGGGTGCCGTCGAAGTTTTTGAAACCATCCGGAGGAAAAGTGACATCACCGACGACACCTCTACCTTCATTGTCTCCGTTTCCTTTCGTAGCAGACGGACCACTACCGTGCTCTAGTGAAGTGCCTGGTACGGCTGGAACATCCCAAATATCGCTGGTTCCTCCAATGCTTCCGTCGTCGTTTGGAGCACTTGTGCCATCAGAAACTGCTTTACAACCTGGAAAGAGAACTGTAgataaaaacagaaacaagtCAGGTGATGGGGACCAATCGCGAAAGAAACGTTCCAAACCCTTACCGAAAAAACCTTCATCGTCAAATGCCGCTTCCATATATAATTCGTGTGCTCCTCTGCCAGCATTAAAAAATATCAGTTCACCGCAACTGATTGATGTTGTGCCTTTCGATATGAAGCCCTTTACTCCAGTACCCATCGAGCGGAAAACTCCTGCGCCAGTGAATTCCTCGTTAGTAGGCGTTGAATCGGAAAAAGACATAGATTCAGGAATTATTTCAACAtcatcacaaaacaaaataccgTCTACAATGACATCATCACTAGCGGAGCGTTGCGATGATATTGATGTATCATCAATTATAGAAGAAAGTTGGCAGATCGATGATATCCCAAATGCTAATGACGTGTCTTCAGTTGAACCGCTCCCGGCTCCAGTTGAATCGCCTGCTAGTCAAACGGTGGACAATCGCATAATACTTCGTACCCTTAATTCATTGTACCAATTTGTTCAGCATGCGGTTCAATCGGGAGCCATTGGCCCTCCGAGGCAAAGTAGTGtacataaatttgtttttcatccacTGGACAACGAAAGTGATCTTGAAGGGTTCGATGCTCTTTTAGGAGTCGATGAACAGTTTCGAGAAAAcgtaaaaatgtttattttacgaAAAGCAGCAGACAGTAGAACGAATTACATTTTACATCGCGCAatcgatgttgttttttcaaaaaaattatTCGCTAAGTGTTCTTGGAGCGGCAGAGGTAAGAAGATAAGTTTGAAGGAATTGAATAATGTGTTGGAACTATTCAAGGATCTTGGCAATCTGGAAGATGAAGATGTAGAAAcattttttgtcaaaaaaaacCATAATGCCATGCGGAGGACCACATTAACTGGTGCGAGAAAACCAGCTCCACATGTTAAAATTGGcaaagaaaatgtaaataataaatagaataataaattagaATAAGTTATTTAAGATTAATTACTAACAACAAAATGTGATCTTTTGCAATTCAAAACGGCCAGACCATAACAagttatttttactttaattaGTTTTAGTTATGAAATCTTATGAACTAATAATGGCCAGGCcatcattatttattaataattattttaattttaataggccataataattattttaatttttttcatagttttatTTATGAACAATTATGAAGTAACTAGGCCAAGCTGTTCTATTTCTTATTAATTAGTtgcatttttgaattattatttatcaattATGGCCAGGCttttttatgaattaattaataaaaattatgaaatgaaTAATATCAGACGCGCActaaataaacaatatttatttttattacaaacaaaacttACCGTTGTTCAAATGTTGTCTATGTCGGGAAGGGTGTGTATTAAAGGTGTGAAAAAAAGTGTCTCCATCTTCATTTAACGGAATGGCCACAAGTTTACAAAACACTTCTGATGGACTTAGCTCGACCATGGTTCTAGCAATTTCATTTACGTTGCATTCAAATGTGAAAAGGTATGTTGAAGAAAGCGGGAAGATGAaggcttctttctttctgccAATCAGTTTTTTCCAGTAATACGCACAGTAGAAGATACCTTCGCTGCCGAACAATATTGGATAACTTCTTGTCCTGTGGAAAGAAACCAACCATCTCTATTTCCTTTCTTCAATACATAATTGTTCATGAGAACTGTTACGTTAGTACCGTGAATTTcgatgtcataaaaaaatttcATTGGTTCTGGAGCAGTTAAATAGTCTAACTCGGACAGCCGATTTATGACTTGCTCCAGATTTTTGTAACCACTTCTTAGCATGCGTGTCTTACCTTGAAGCGCATTTTCAAAATCGAATGTCGATGTTTCATAAAGAGTTCCAAGGTCCATTACTTCCTCTGTAGCATGTAGCAAATTATGAACATTACTGCTCACGTACCCTTCCCCGTAAATTTTATCATAGTCGGCAACAAATTGTTCAAGCAAATATCCAGCGCTTGTCCATTGGTTTTTAAACGTTCTTGAGCAAAGGAATTTTGTAGCGCAATTGAAAAGCATATAGTGGTTGTATTCATTTTCGCTAACTCTGCCTCTCAAAACGACAGGAGCAGCATAATGTAGGAAAGAACTGTACTCAGAGCCTTTCCAAAACTTCAAATCGTCCAACTTGCGTAGTTTGCGATGGATCTCCGATGGCAAAACTATGCTTACCAAATGCAACGAAATTTGTTCAACCATTTCTGCAGCCCACTTTTCCGACCCCCACAATCCGTACACCTTCCCTTGCAAATGCCGGCGTTGTATACCTAAGTAGAAAAGATGCAGGTCATCATTCACCGGCATTTGTTTTACCATATTGTATTTCTTCAATTCTAATAGTggggttttttcttttatgtgTTCCTTATAAACACCCGCACGGAATTCTAAGTCCGTCCTCGGAGCAGCTCTGGTTGATGGAAAGCACGTTGTTCTTGATGTTGGATGATAATATCCAACTGCCGTGCATTTCAAGCAGCCGTGATGCCCTACGTGTGACACCACACCTAGGAACAAAGTATTAAAACAATGTGAAACAAGCTTCATTTTTGTCATTACCTTTAAGAAATGCACGTGCTGGGGAATCAGCCACAATTGCATGAACTTCAATTTTCACCAAAGTGGGAGGAGCGCCAGCAAGTACTCCGTTGTCAATGATTTGATTAAAATCATTTACCAACGGACGAAGGTATTCCTCCAGTGAATCAGGCTTTTTTGTCCCACAAAATATTGCCACCGTCATAGGTTTAATGTGAGACATTTTGTGTACTTTGGCCAAAATTGGCCAAAATGCCGTTCGACTACTTTTGTGCAAAGGCACTCCATCAATATTCAAAATGATAGGTAGTTTTGTGCCGGGTATTATCCTCTGttttctaaaataaaaaaaaaaattacacatATCAAATATTAGTTAAACTATAAAGATAGAGGAAGTGTGAAATATTGTGCCTGCCTTCTTTGGCGGTAAAAGCGTAGTGGCCCTGTaagcaccgacaaaccgacgtgtcTGTGCCAATAATGGGTTTGGGTATCTGTaactcatagcaggataatcagacTCACGTATCATTGATAGGGGTGAAGGGGAGAGGGGACGGGACGGGTTATGCACAATCCATAGGGGGCTTGAACTAATGATGAGCATATACCACTAAACCGGCTGTGACTCCTTATGCCTTAATAAATCTATAAAACTACTTTATATATatactatataaaaaaaactatattattttaacatattCTCACCTGAATGCTTTTTCAAGACACGGTCCAAGGCCATTATACCAAAACTGCCCCCCCGCGACGTTTAATATTGTTTTGGGCGCCGTGCTTGTTCTCAACAACGTCCGTGCGTCCTTAGGGAGTAACAAATTTGTCCGCTCACGAATAATATGAAGCAACAAATTAACGGAAGAATGAGCCGCATTGGTCTTCAAAGCCCAATATCTAAAACATTCTTCCAGTGAATGCGCGTGCAAATCAAACCCGGGGTTTTAGATGCTTTATTAGCACCTTCACCATCCTCGTGACCATCCTCGTCATCATCCTCGTCACCAGAAATATCGATTGTGCCACCCTCTACACCAGCTTCGAAAATGTTCGACACTTCGAATGGATCCTCCACAACTGCTTGCGGTTGTGGTTCAGTAGCTAAAATGTTTATAAACCTTTTATTTTACTAATTACGTTTCCAGCCGTTGGTTACGCCTGATGTACCTTTTCGTAGATTTGAAATCTAAGAGTTATTTTGTATTCACAGATTGGTCAGTTCTGCGAAAAGGTATCGGCACACCTACAGATTTATAAGCacattttttacaaaacactTGCATCAATGCACAGACTACAAtcacataaacataaaaataaacatagagGAAAAAATGTTAAGCATTGTTTTTCCTTGCAAAATGTGATTCTTCACTTAAACTGTGTGACGATATTTGTATTGTTACAATCAACCTTAtcttatatatattttttttttctttggcacaacaaccgctatcggtcaaggcctgcctgtacccactacaACAGTTTGCACTCACTGGTTGAACATTGtttccctgccaactattgaatatttgctttttagttggcacgtttttccatacaaaaatgtTCTGAAATTATTCTCGTCAAGCCATGCGATTTATGCGAAAATCTGGTTTttcatacaaacgcatgctttttaaatGAACTATGAAATGAAGCCAACTATCGAGCCAAAGGTGACGGTCCATACGATGCTTGAACCCTTTATCCTTACCCTTTTCCAACACTATCTCAGTACGCAAAATGCATTATagccaaaacaaaatatttttataatttctcTTTGCCACGGTAGGACGGCCCATTCTAgctttgaacccatgacgggcatgtcaTGACCATGACACGTACGAGATATCGACAGTACTACGCAATCGCTTTTTTGTTCCGATTATCCAGAATAAAtccaaaatttgtttttaacacCACACTGCACCACAGTTCAATTAAAGATACGCTTAGTTTTGGTTCAGAATGCTTaactattttttgttaaagttGCGAAAAAACACCATACATACCCGGACATTTCACTCTGAGATTAAATTgataaacacattcacaacgtaacaacaacacaacattcCAATCACTTGATGTTAAGacaaaattaattatataTTCACATTCACTATCACTTTCACAACCCCACATCACCACAAACAAGTGTTTCACAAAATTATACTTACCAATCTGCACATTAGCCCGGCtggtttctgcttcttcttctaacACCAGTTGTGCAGAGCGCATTTGCATCTGGCGATAATATTGCCCGGATTGCTTAGATGCCTCCAGAGACGCATCCATGTAGTCCATGTTTTCCATGTTATCCAAGTTATTCATGTTTTGCTGtattaaacaaattaatgtaAGTCTATTTGTAATGTTACAATGCtgacacaaaacaaatttaccTAGCTTCACTTGATAAAACCACTTTTACTTTTCACTTGTGTTTGTCCTTTCGAAATGGCTTCACTATTTTGACAGCACTTGCTCAGATTTGAGGAGAAAAATGTATTGAGAGAACGCACTGCGCTGGCGTAATCGATTTGTACTGCGAGAGAATTTTGCAAGTCCCAGATGAgcgcgatagcagaaaaatgATGGTagatcgagagagatgggtAGACTCGGTCCAGCGCAATCCGCTGgtagatgcatgtgtgtgtgacgaacgAAAGACTTCAGACCCCGCTTCCCCCCTTTTTCATCCATATTTTTTCGTCACACCCACACACCTCTACCCAAGGACGCAAAAACCGACGGCGGCCTGTGTAATCTGAGCTCCCTACAAAGCTCTCCACAAAGCTCTCGTTTGCAGGCTTGTCGAGAGCTTCGCCACAGGCGCCCGAACCATCCGTCACGCACACATCTAAACGTTCTGGTTTCTTCAGCCGCTCACGCATACCAATGTATTTGCTCCACCCCCTttttcggattgcttatagaaatgatgaggctgttcacatttgctttatgcacacattcgcatgctgtttattgaataatatcCCTCTCCCTTACCACATGTGTTTTGGGATACTCCCGCTGTGTAGACGGCAGAACGCTTACCCCcttccaaatttaccgttcttcctcctctcgttcttccttcctcctacCGCGCTCGGGGTACCATCCGTGCTGCGCGTGTTCAGCTGGCTTCAGTTTCGTGATGACGTCATGAACAGGAGCTGCGCGTGTTGAACCGGCTTCTGTTAAGTAATGACGTCCTCACCGGGGGCTGAATGAAGCAATAATGAATGTATGTAGTATGTGTTACTATGGAGAGTTTAGAGCAGAGGATTAGATCAAAacttaccttaatattttaaaactggaaaacgttttctttccgtcgctcactttgaagattgttgacGAGGCTAGCAGGTAGTCAATGATAAATAGCGCACACACCTGTAACTTTTTAGACGCCAAGGGTTAGTTGAATGTacctgcacaagcacacagccagaaacttacctcaacaatttgctaggataaatcattccataactgaggaagaaggaacacggcacaaaacgtaaatgaGCAAAGTACGTCGCACAAGAAATCGCACCTCACTTCAGTACATCCTTCCACAACgaaagttctggacagactgaggattcctaacacccggatgagcgcgatagcagaaaaatcatggtggatcgagagagatgggtAGACTCGGTCCAGCGATATCCGCTGGtaaatgcatgtgtgtgtgacgaacgAAAAACTTCAGACCCCGCTTCCCCCgtatttcatccataatttttcgtcacacgcacacacctctgCACGGGCGGCGGTTtgccgtccaaaatctagagagagaagacagggcCTCTCGCTTTGGCTCACAGAAAAACCTCTCAACaacttcggctctgctacttgggtacacgggcggcggtttgccgtccaaaatctaga contains:
- the LOC120897172 gene encoding uncharacterized protein LOC120897172 isoform X2, with the translated sequence MSFSDSTPTNEEFTGAGVFRSMGTGVKGFISKGTTSISCGELIFFNAGRGAHELYMEAAFDDEGFFVLFPGCKAVSDGTSAPNDDGSIGGTSDIWDVPAVPGTSLEHGSGPSATKGNGDNEGRGVVGDVTFPPDGFKNFDGTPFVLDDNGTSGGGNVVLIVLNAPAGNTRAGRNFGGSVVDGPAIPECNGVTGGRSTIDDKIFALVVGCSPVRGEGSGFDGSAAFVGSGDE
- the LOC120897172 gene encoding uncharacterized protein LOC120897172 isoform X1; the encoded protein is MQLWLIPQHVHFLKVMTKMKLVSHCFNTLFLGVVSHVGHHGCLKCTAVGYYHPTSRTTCFPSTRAAPRTDLEFRAGVYKEHIKEKTPLLELKKYNMVKQMPVNDDLHLFYLGIQRRHLQGKVYGLWGSEKWAAEMVEQISLHLVSIVLPSEIHRKLRKLDDLKFWKGSEYSSFLHYAAPVVLRGRVSENEYNHYMLFNCATKFLCSRTFKNQWTSAGYLLEQFVADYDKIYGEGYVSSNVHNLLHATEEVMDLGTLYETSTFDFENALQGKTRMLRSGYKNLEQVINRLSELDYLTAPEPMKFFYDIEIHGTNVTVLMNNYVLKKGNRDGWFLSTGQEVIQYCSAAKVSSTVRITGKN